One genomic window of Punica granatum isolate Tunisia-2019 chromosome 1, ASM765513v2, whole genome shotgun sequence includes the following:
- the LOC116192586 gene encoding protein DOG1-like 4, whose protein sequence is MASGFDHFYSSWLDQLPQLVHQLSAAAPKPPNDASSHHIDAAAAGAADSRDHDHLTHLVNKFMSHYAEYYRVKALATEQDVLSVVAAPWTTALERSLHWIAGWRPTMVFHLVYTESSILFESHIVDILQGVRTGDLGDLSPTQFRRVSELQCDTVREENAITEEMSQWQDGALELVVAAAAPDMEAKIGQLAAVVKKADDLRLKTVRSVVDLLTPQQAAEFLVAAAELQFGIRAWGLCQEGSR, encoded by the exons ATGGCCAGTGGGTTCGACCACTTTTACTCCTCTTGGTTGGACCAGCTCCCGCAGCTGGTCCACCAGCTCTCTGCTGCGGCCCCCAAGCCGCCCAACGATGCCTCCTCTCATCATATTGATGCAGCTGCCGCTGGCGCCGCCGACTCCAGAGACCACGACCACCTCACCCACCTGGTGAACAAGTTCATGAGCCACTACGCTGAGTACTACCGGGTGAAGGCGCTGGCTACGGAGCAGGACGTGCTGTCCGTGGTGGCGGCCCCATGGACCACTGCCCTCGAGCGGTCCCTCCACTGGATCGCCGGGTGGCGGCCCACCATGGTCTTCCACCTCGTCTACACCGAGTCCAGCATCCTGTTCGAGTCCCATATCGTAGATATCCTCCAGGGCGTTCGGACTGGGGATCTCGGGGACCTTTCCCCGACTCAGTTCAG GAGGGTGAGCGAGCTGCAGTGCGACACGGTGAGGGAAGAGAACGCCATAACGGAGGAGATGTCGCAGTGGCAGGATGGAGCGCTCGAGCTGGTGGTGGCGGCAGCCGCCCCTGACATGGAAGCCAAGATCGGGCAGCTGGCAGCAGTGGTGAAGAAGGCGGATGACCTGAGGCTGAAGACGGTGAGGAGCGTGGTGGACCTCCTCACCCCTCAGCAGGCTGCCGAGTTCCTCGTGGCTGCAGCCGAGCTGCAGTTCGGGATCCGGGCATGGGGCCTCTGCCAGGAGGGCTCCCGGTAG
- the LOC116192158 gene encoding protein DELAY OF GERMINATION 1-like: MLYSTYKPTPPLSSRTLAGLLPLSHLMAASSSDRSHYRCCFDTWLTVQRQDLEELLHGAASYPDDPKKLHALVEKNVQHFEEYRENRSMLAQQDAPAFLCLAWCNTLENSLLWIGGCRPSLAIRLVYSLCGSELDARLDQYLSGERKGTISEVSGTQLNQINSLHMKILREEERLTSRMASLQEDIVDEPLASIAKELSHVGEPSETADKVLEGHALTLGRMLLEADNLRLSTLKRLVEILTTLQAVDLLASSKKLHLSLHEWGKRWNRGRSPDQGEERGGIGEVGGLLIKGERGRASEGGRGRSLERGGI, from the coding sequence ATGCTGTACAGTACTTATAAACCAACCCCTCCCTTGAGCTCTAGAACCCTCGCAGGACTTTTGCCTCTATCGCACCTCATGGCAGCTTCTTCCTCCGACCGAAGCCACTACAGGTGCTGCTTTGATACCTGGCTCACCGTACAAAGGCAAGACCTTGAAGAGCTCCTCCATGGAGCTGCCTCCTACCCCGACGACCCCAAGAAGCTCCACGCCCTTGTCGAGAAGAACGTCCAGCACTTCGAAGAGTACAGAGAAAACCGTTCCATGCTTGCCCAGCAGGATGCCCCCGCCTTCCTGTGCCTGGCTTGGTGCAACACCCTGGAGAACTCGCTCCTCTGGATTGGCGGTTGCAGGCCTAGCCTGGCTATCAGGCTTGTTTACTCCTTATGTGGCTCCGAGCTTGATGCTCGTCTTGATCAGTACCTTTCGGGCGAGAGGAAGGGCACGATCAGTGAAGTTTCGGGCACCCAGTTGAATCAGATCAACAGCCTGCACATGAAGATTCTGAGAGAGGAAGAGCGGCTCACTTCCCGAATGGCGAGCCTGCAGGAGGACATAGTGGATGAGCCGCTGGCCTCGATTGCTAAGGAGTTGAGCCATGTTGGGGAGCCGAGTGAGACGGCTGACAAGGTCCTGGAGGGCCACGCGTTGACCCTGGGACGGATGCTGCTGGAAGCCGATAACCTTAGGCTGAGTACCTTGAAGAGGCTGGTGGAGATTCTAACAACACTGCAGGCCGTGGACCTGTTGGCCTCCTCCAAGAAGCTCCATCTTTCATTGCACGAGTGGGGAAAGAGGTGGAATCGGGGAAGGTCTCCTGATCAAGGAGAGGAAAGAGGTGGGATCGGGGAGGTGGGAGGTCTCTTGATCAAAGGAGAAAGAGGTCGGGCCAGTGAAGGGGGAAGGGGAAGGTCTCTTGAGCGAGGAGGTATTTAA
- the LOC116192159 gene encoding uncharacterized protein LOC116192159, with product MTGGEEVSGPAGSKVLRLLYFVGAGFICTAAINKWRELERKSLQRQQQQQELLNAQTPHSQASPLSKPLD from the exons ATGACCGGCGGCGAAGAAGTCTCCGGCCCCGCCGGCTCGAAGGTCCTCCGCCTGCTCTACTTCGTCGGCGCCGGAT TCATCTGCACTGCTGCGATCAACAAGTGGCGCGAGCTGGAGAGGAAGTCGCTTCAGCGGCAGCAGCAACAACAGGAACTGTTGAATGCTCAGACGCCGCACAGCCAAGCGAGTCCGCTTAGCAAGCCTCTCGATTGA
- the LOC116198619 gene encoding pathogen-related protein-like, with protein sequence MKNYYKLSILKGEMDYGEETEGVTRVAADKYRSILNEETENTQWRHGGPPIFNAVNKLFEEGRTKEWPKGSLGETVQNAVKSWEMELSHKTRLQDFKTINPEKFKLIVNGGEGLSGEETLKLGSYNALLKSSLPEEFKYYKADEETFESSHHEFRSAFPRGFAWEVIAVYSGPPVVTYKFRHWGYFEGPFKGHRPTGEMAQFYGVGIMKVDESMRAEDVEIYYDPAELFGGLLKGPLLCDDSPKEEGKSTETAKASSGCPFSKST encoded by the exons ATGAAGAATTATTATAAGCTATCAATTTTGAAAGGAGAGATGGATTATGGTGAGGAGACTGAGGGAGTAACCAGAGTTGCCGCGGACAAGTATCGATCGATATTGAACGAGGAGACAGAGAACACGCAGTGGAGGCACGGAGGCCCTCCCATTTTCAATGCTGTCAACAAGCTCTTCGAGGAAGGTCGAACCAAG GAGTGGCCTAAGGGTTCATTAGGGGAGACAGTtcaaaatgcagtaaagtcGTGGGAGATGGAACTGTCTCACAAGACCCGGTTGCAGGACTTCAAGACGATAAACCCGGAAAAATTCAAGCTCATCGTTAATG GAGGGGAGGGCTTGTCAGGGGAAGAGACCTTGAAGTTGGGGAGCTACAATGCCCTATTGAAGAGCTCCCTACCAGAGGAATTCAAATACTACAAAGCCGATGAGGAGACCTTCGAATCATCGCATCATGAGTTTAGGTCGGCCTTCCCTCGTGGGTTCGCTTGGGAGGTGATCGCTGTGTACTCGGGGCCCCCGGTAGTGACCTACAAGTTCAGGCACTGGGGCTATTTCGAAGGACCCTTTAAGGGGCACCGCCCTACCGGAGAGATGGCTCAGTTCTATGGCGTAGGTATCATGAAG GTTGATGAGTCCATGCGAGCTGAGGACGTTGAAATCTACTATGATCCCGCCGAACTGTTTGGTGGACTTCTGAAAGGACCTCTTCTGTGCGACGACTCACCTAAGGAGGAAGGAAAATCGACCGAGACGGCAAAGGCTTCCAGTGGGTGTCCATTCTCGAAATCAACCTAA
- the LOC116213193 gene encoding putative pentatricopeptide repeat-containing protein At1g53330, which yields MTLPKPASPSGLSALLRREKDPKLALRLFQTPNGQCSPEKPFRHSLLSYDLIITKLARAKMFPEMEAILRRLRDETHFYPKEPMFCHVITSYGRSRMPDPAVRTFESIPSFRCRRTVKAFNTLLNALLKCEEYGRMIEFFHNIEKYAYPDACTYNILINACGVVGRLDDACKLFDEMPRRGVFPNVVTFGTLIYWLCVDNRFEEAFELKDNMVRAHGILPNAHIYACLIKAACKVTDLSNAFGLKDEMLSNRVELDSAIYNTLINVLFKAGRKDEVSGLLEEMREKGCGPDTVTYNTMISALCDKKDFEAAHRILDEMAVNGSKPDVISFNVIIRGLCKEGKLQEASDLFEDMPRQGCRPDVVSYRVLFDGLSMHRLLEEAVLILDEMLFQGYAPRDSSLNEFLHNLCEEGKHKLLVRVLTSLGKGNLIEADIWARVVSLVCDKETDLCSETIDHLTDSCV from the coding sequence ATGACCCTCCCGAAGCCCGCATCTCCGTCCGGGCTCTCCGCCCTCCTCCGCCGCGAGAAAGACCCGAAGCTCGCTCTCCGCCTCTTCCAAACTCCCAATGGCCAATGCTCTCCAGAGAAGCCCTTCCGCCACTCCCTCCTCTCCTACGACCTCATCATCACCAAGCTCGCTCGCGCCAAGATGTTCCCCGAAATGGAAGCGATCCTCCGGAGGCTCAGAGACGAGACCCATTTCTACCCAAAAGAGCCGATGTTCTGCCACGTCATCACCTCCTACGGCCGATCCCGCATGCCCGACCCGGCCGTCCGGACCTTCGAGTCCATCCCCTCGTTCCGCTGCCGGAGGACCGTCAAGGCGTTTAACACCCTGTTGAACGCGCTCCTCAAGTGTGAAGAGTACGGGAGAATGATCGAATTCTTTCATAATATAGAGAAGTACGCGTACCCAGATGCGTGTACTTATAACATATTGATCAACGCTTGCGGGGTAGTCGGGCGGTTGGACGATGCTTGTAAACTGTTCGATGAAATGCCCAGGAGAGGTGTTTTCCCAAATGTGGTCACTTTCGGGACCTTAATTTATTGGCTTTGCGTGGATAACAGGTTCGAGGAGGCTTTTGAGTTGAAGGACAACATGGTTAGAGCTCACGGGATTCTTCCCAATGCGCACATCTACGCCTGTTTGATCAAAGCGGCTTGCAAGGTTACGGACTTGAGCAATGCGTTTGGGCTTAAAGATGAGATGCTGAGTAATCGGGTCGAGTTGGATTCAGCCATATATAATACACTCATAAATGTTCTCTTCAAGGCTGGGAGGAAGGATGAGGTTTCTGGGCTTTTAGAGGAGATGCGAGAGAAGGGCTGTGGGCCAGACACAGTGACATACAACACGATGATCAGTGCACTCTGTGACAAGAAGGACTTTGAGGCAGCTCACCGGATTTTAGATGAGATGGCAGTGAACGGGTCAAAACCCGATGTGATAAGCTTCAATGTGATCATTCGTGGGTTGTGTAAGGAGGGGAAACTGCAGGAGGCGAGTGATTTGTTCGAGGACATGCCTAGACAGGGTTGCCGTCCTGATGTTGTGTCCTACCGGGTATTGTTTGACGGTCTGAGCATGCACAGGCTTCTTGAGGAAGCTGTGCTTATTTTGGATGAGATGCTTTTTCAAGGTTATGCTCCCCGTGATTCGAGTTTGAATGAGTTCTTGCACAATTTGTGTGAGGAAGGAAAGCACAAACTATTAGTAAGAGTCTTGACTAGTCTCGGGAAGGGAAATCTTATTGAAGCTGATATTTGGGCAAGAGTCGTTTCTCTTGTGTGTGATAAGGAAACAGATTTGTGTTCGGAGACAATAGATCATCTGACAGACTCTTGTGTGTGA
- the LOC116213358 gene encoding ras-related protein RABA1b — MAGYRAEDDYDYLFKVVLIGDSGVGKSNLLSRFTKNEFNLESKSTIGVEFATRTLTVDGKVIKAQIWDTAGQERYRAITSAYYRGAVGALLVYDVTRHATFENVDRWLNELRNHTDPNIVVMLVGNKSDLRHLTAVPTEDGTSYAERESLYFMETSALEATNVEKAFAEVLTQIYRVVSKKSVESDDGSAPSVPSKGEKINIKDDVSAMKKVGCCSS; from the exons ATGGCTGGTTACAGAGCGGAGGACGACTACGACTACCTCTTCAAGGTGGTCCTCATCGGCGACTCCGGCGTCGGCAAGTCCAACCTCCTCTCCCGCTTCACCAAGAACGAGTTCAACCTCGAGTCCAAGTCCACCATTGGCGTCGAGTTCGCCACCCGCACCCTCACCGTCGACGGCAAGGTCATTAAGGCTCAGATTTGGGATACCGCCGGTCAAGAGAG ATACCGAGCAATCACTAGCGCATATTACCGTGGGGCCGTGGGTGCGCTCCTTGTCTATGATGTGACTCGCCACGCAACCTTTGAGAATGTGGACAGGTGGCTCAACGAATTGAGGAATCACACCGATCCAAACATTGTGGTAATGCTTGTTGGGAACAAGTCCGACCTGCGCCACCTCACTGCAGTCCCCACAGAGGATGGGACCTCCTATGCAGAGCGGGAGTCCCTCTACTTCATGGAGACCTCCGCCCTTGAAGCAACTAATGTGGAGAAAGCATTTGCTGAAGTTCTCACTCAGATTTACCGAGTTGTGAGCAAGAAATCAGTTGAGAGTGATGACGGGTCTGCCCCTAGTGTCCCATCCAAGGGTGAGAAAATTAACATCAAGGATGATGTGTCAGCTATGAAGAAGGTCGGTTGCTGCTCGAGCTGA